A genomic window from Candidatus Finniella inopinata includes:
- a CDS encoding porin, whose protein sequence is MARPAIRLLNAFIPVLCLTSLFTQLGHARSTSANGHMTSCEQVSQTDIEWEKGNNPWDNVPKDNHRIEISKGWKVPNNNTWVLIGGMVKFDGYHDMTAPSGDPFEAPTIAPKSSIASRMNGNTKFIVRQSNLNISTISETRIGEIKTFLEGDFAANNYFGDGNQTTRHYISLNSICFRLREVYVETSGFLFGQTATTFSDREANGYTLIHNGVTGHSQIRLPMVRYTWYNPFLVPENGSSRLMIAAEAATTDYLQYNGRQNLTTNGPSGSFTNQNVPVVTQLENDTRVVPKSRGISPLPNFVTQLRFEKKGVGHIAFRGLARYFMIRPDKTTSIKDVGWGLGVSTRLFVTNSNSIFFNYSAGRGIGHYIFDLPCQALAYDATTKNHAVQFGQGIILGYEHYWTDHLRSNFIAGVSQVNNARFLRTLAQGRKTALYDSLATDGIGQYSNDVAFVNRRIQQVTVNLLYKPRAALEMGVEYTHARRTTINGQNGIAKRFQMSFMYRF, encoded by the coding sequence ATGGCCAGACCTGCCATTCGTCTTCTGAACGCCTTCATTCCAGTTTTGTGCCTAACAAGTTTATTCACTCAACTGGGACACGCACGATCAACCTCTGCAAATGGTCACATGACATCATGTGAACAAGTTTCGCAAACAGATATCGAGTGGGAAAAGGGCAACAACCCCTGGGACAACGTGCCTAAAGATAATCACCGCATTGAAATTAGCAAAGGATGGAAAGTGCCCAATAACAACACGTGGGTGTTGATAGGTGGCATGGTTAAATTTGATGGCTACCATGATATGACGGCTCCAAGCGGCGATCCTTTTGAGGCCCCAACAATTGCTCCAAAGAGCTCTATTGCTTCGCGCATGAATGGCAATACAAAATTTATTGTTCGCCAAAGCAACTTAAATATTTCAACCATCAGCGAAACAAGAATTGGTGAAATTAAGACATTCCTAGAAGGCGACTTTGCTGCCAACAACTATTTTGGTGACGGAAACCAAACCACGCGTCATTATATCTCCTTGAACAGCATTTGCTTCCGGTTAAGAGAAGTTTACGTAGAAACAAGTGGCTTCTTGTTTGGTCAAACTGCCACAACCTTTTCGGATCGCGAAGCAAACGGTTATACGCTTATTCATAACGGCGTCACCGGCCACAGCCAGATTCGGTTGCCCATGGTTCGTTATACTTGGTACAATCCTTTCTTAGTGCCTGAAAATGGGTCCAGCCGTTTAATGATTGCCGCAGAAGCCGCAACGACAGATTATCTGCAATATAATGGTCGTCAAAATCTCACAACAAATGGCCCATCAGGTTCTTTCACAAATCAGAACGTTCCTGTTGTCACACAATTAGAAAATGACACACGCGTTGTTCCCAAAAGCCGTGGCATCTCACCTTTACCAAATTTTGTAACGCAACTGCGGTTTGAAAAGAAAGGGGTTGGTCACATTGCTTTCCGTGGGTTAGCTCGTTATTTCATGATTCGCCCTGATAAGACAACAAGCATCAAAGATGTCGGTTGGGGCTTGGGTGTATCCACACGGTTATTTGTAACAAATTCTAATTCTATCTTCTTTAACTACAGCGCGGGCAGAGGTATTGGACATTATATCTTTGACTTGCCCTGTCAAGCTTTGGCCTATGACGCCACCACAAAGAACCATGCCGTTCAATTCGGGCAAGGTATCATTCTAGGGTATGAACACTACTGGACAGATCATCTGCGGTCTAACTTTATCGCCGGCGTCAGCCAAGTGAATAATGCACGCTTTTTGAGAACGCTCGCCCAAGGTCGAAAGACTGCCCTTTACGACAGCTTGGCAACGGATGGAATTGGCCAATATTCTAACGACGTTGCCTTCGTCAACCGCCGCATTCAACAAGTCACCGTTAACTTACTGTATAAACCAAGAGCGGCTTTAGAGATGGGTGTGGAATATACCCATGCAAGACGAACAACAATCAATGGTCAAAACGGCATCGCAAAACGGTTCCAGATGTCATTCATGTATCGATTCTAA